From the Lathyrus oleraceus cultivar Zhongwan6 chromosome 4, CAAS_Psat_ZW6_1.0, whole genome shotgun sequence genome, one window contains:
- the LOC127074255 gene encoding serine/threonine-protein kinase SAPK3: MEERYEPLKELGSGNFAVARLAKDKNTGELVALKYIERGKKIDENVQREIINHRSLRHPNIIRFKEVLLTPSHLAIVLEYAAGGELFERICTAGRFSEDEARYFFQQLISGVSYCHSMEICHRDLKLENTLLDGNPSPRLKICDFGYSKSALLHSIPKSTVGTPAYIAPEVLSRKEYDGKTADVWSCGVTLYVMLVGAYPFEEPEDPRNFRKTIGRIIGVQYSIPDYVRVSAECRNLLSRIFVADPAKRISLQEIRHNPWFLKNLPKEIIEAERKGFVETNKDQPSQSVEEIMRIIQEASVPGPGSKVGEGGQAGSGSMNMEDDEEIDVDVSGEYEYENA, translated from the exons ATGGAAGAAAGATATGAGCCATTAAAGGAACTTGGTTCTGGAAATTTTGCTGTTGCTAGGTTGGCTAAAGACAAAAACACTGGCGAACTTGTTGCTCTCAAATACATTGAAAGGGGCAAAAAG ATTGATGAGAATGTCCAGAGGGAGATAATTAACCACAGATCGTTAAGGCATCCTAATATTATCAGATTCAAAGAG GTCTTGCTGACGCCTTCTCATTTAGCCATTGTCTTGGAATATGCTGCTGGTGGTGAACTCTTCGAGAGGATATGCACTGCTGGACGATTTAGTGAAGACGAG GCAAGATATTTCTTCCAACAGCTAATATCTGGTGTTAGCTACTGTCATTCAATG GAAATTTGTCATAGAGATCTGAAATTGGAAAACACGCTCTTGGACGGAAATCCATCCCCTCGGCTTAAAATTTGCGACTTCGGTTACTCCAAG TCTGCGCTATTGCACTCTAtaccaaagtcaacagttggaACTCCTGCATACATTGCTCCAGAGGTTCTGTCACGAAAGGAATACGATGGAAAG ACTGCAGATGTTTGGTCATGTGGTGTGACTCTTTATGTCATGCTAGTTGGTGCATATCCATTTGAAGAACCAGAAGATCCTAGAAATTTCAGAAAGACTATTGGG AGAATAATAGGTGTTCAGTACTCCATTCCCGACTACGTACGCGTTTCTGCAGAGTGTAGGAATCTTCTATCTCGCATCTTTGTTGCCGATCCTGCCAAG AGGATCAGTCTCCAAGAGATAAGGCATAACCCTTGGTTTTTAAAGAACTTGCCTAAAGAAATCATTGAGGCTGAAAGAAAAGGTTTTGTGGAAACAAACAAGGATCAACCAAGTCAAAGTGTGGAAGAAATCATGAGGATCATACAAGAGGCAAGTGTACCGGGACCGGGATCGAAAGTTGGCGAAGGTGGTCAAGCTGGTTCCGGTTCAATGAACATGGAAGATGACGAGGAAATCGATGTTGATGTCAGTGGTGAGTATGAGTATGAAAATGCGTGA